GGGCGCAGCGCCACCAGTTTTTCAGGATCAACGTGCGTTAGATCGCCCAGCGAGGCTTTTTGCGCCAGTTCCGGCGCCAGACGCGCATAGCCGTCGCCTAATTGCTGTTTCCAGTTCGCCATGACCCCAACGATTTTGTCAGTGGCATTCATCTGTACAAGGAGATTGAGCGTTTGATGCTGGAGCACCACCACTCTGTCGACGGTGTCCGGAACCGTGACCTGGCGGCCAATTTGATCGGTAAAAGTACGCGCCGCCTGTGACATTAACGGCCAGCAAAAAAGCAACGCCAGCAGAGAGAGCTGGCGCAAAAATTTATTCATAGGTTTCGCCCCATAATCGATATATAAATAATTATATAACGATTATAGAGCGATATAATAGAGGTGATTAAGGGATCACGCGCTGGTGATGTCGTACTCCATGCGGCGCAGCGCATCTAACGTGGCTTTCGCTTCGTCTTCGTCAATGATGCTCATGGCAAAACCAACGTGTACCAATACCCATTGCCCTATCAGATCGGCTGGCTTACCTTCACAAATCAGAGCAATATTGACATCACGTTTGATGCCACACACTTCCACCTGCGCAAGCTGGTGAATATCATCTCCGACGGCCAGCACCTGACCGGGGACGCCAATACACATAATTAACCACCTGAAATAAAATGCGGGTTATTCGACCTCAATACTTTTTACTTTCAACGAATCGCCGGTATCCACCCGCAGGCGATCGCCATGACAATGCGGACATTGCGCGTCATGCCTGAGAATTTCCACCACCTGACTGCAATCCCAGCACCAGGCCTGGGCCGGTCTGTAGTCGATGTGCAATTCGCACCCTTGCGCTAAAGTCCCCTGGCAGGCGATATCAAAACTGAAACGAACCGCGCGCTCTTCAACGCACGAAAGCGCGCCTATCTCCAGCCATACGCCGGTGACGCGCGCCACGCCGTGCTGTTCTGCCTGCTGCTGAATAATTTCAACGGCGCTTTGGCAAAGAGACAGCTCATGCATTCTCACAGCTCCGACGGCCAAACAGCAACGCACGCCGGCTTGTCTGCGGCGCATCAGGATTGCTTACCGGCAGAGATAACAGCATCCGCGCGCAGTCATCCGCCAGCCGGACGCCCTCTTCCGGCGACAGGCTACGGGAAAGCGGCGACATCAACGAGCAGGCAAGATATTGCGAAACGCCTTCCAGTTCGCCAACGGTAAAGGTCATCGTGCCATAAGGCAGTTGCAGACCGAGTTTTTCACCGACGGTACGCCTGGGCCAGATCTGGTCCGGGCCAGGGAAGATTAATGCGCTTAACATCCACGGCGTAATTACCGTGCCCGTCCATTGTCCTTCAAATAACGTAAAATCAGAGACATGCACTGGCATAGTCGGATGCAGAAACGAAAGATCGTGCATCGAACGATGGGCTATCTCTTCAAACGCCGCCTGAACCCGGGCGACGGGCGCCGTGTCGAATCCGGAAAACGTTTCAGACATGCGCCGTCTCCTTAGGAATTGCTTCGACGCCGGATTCACGCAGCGCAGCAAGAACCTGCTCAAGCGCAGGCTCAATCATCGCCTCGACGGTTGGCGTTAAGCCGATGTGCGGTTCCAGCGACTGTGGAATAACGCCAACCAGGGTCAGTTTCTTCGGAAACTCGCCGGTAAAGCGGAGGGCCGACAATACGTCGGCCAGTCCAAGCTGATGGGGGGAGATTTTGTTGGTGAACAGCGCCGGAACTTCATCGTCGCGCAGTACCATAATGGTTCCCGGCGCGTTCTTTTTCGACACGATGGCGTCGGCAATGATCAAATGATCACGATTCGCCATATCGCCAAGAAGTTCCATTCCCGCCGTACCGCCATCCAGAATCTCAACGAAATCCGGCAGGGTGTATCGTTGCTCTAACGCTTCAACAATACGCACCCCGATGGCTTCATCGGTCAGCAAAATATTGCCGACCCCTAAGACTAATATCCGCATTACAAAACCTTCACCGAGACCACTTCATTGCCATCGGCGTCCACCACGTGTACCGCGCACGCCATGCAAGGGTCGAAGGAGTGGATGGTACGTACCACTTCCAGCGGCTTCGCCGGATCGGCGATCGGCGTACCGACCAGCGACTGTTCGTACGGCCCCACGTCATCGTTGAAGTTACGCGGACCTGAGTTCCAGGTCGATGGCACCACTGCCTGATAGTTACTGATAATACCGTCTTTAATCACCATCCAGTGAGACAGCATACCGCGCGGCGCCTCCAGGAAGCCCACGCCTTTGAACTCGCCCGTCGCCGGAATGTTCGGCTTCACAAACGTGGTGTAATCGCCTTTGCCGATATTTACAATCAGCGCGTTGTATTGATCCTGCAATATGTTTTGCAGTTCACAACAGTGAACGGTACGCCCGATGATACGACCCAGCGTAGAGTGAAGTTGCGCCATTTCCAGCGTTTTGCCGGTCAGCTTCTGATAAAGCGCAATGATTTCATTGAGCTTGGTCTGCGTGGATTCACGACCTGCAGCCAGTTTACACAGCATGTTCGCCAGCGGCCCGACTTCGACGGTTTTGCCGTAGAATGTCGGCGACTTGACCCATGAGTATTTACCGTCATCCGACCAACCGTCGTAAGCCGGGATCGTAGTGCCTTCCCACGGCGCCTGCGGCGCTTCATCTTTGTACCAGGCGTGCTTCGCGCTCTCCTGAATACCTTTAATCAGGAACTCGTCGGAGTGAGAGGTGATCGGACGGTATGTCGACAGATCGGCATTGGTAATGTAACCGCCCGGGAACAGGAAACTGCCGTTTTTACCGTCGGTCGGGAATTCCGGCGCGCTCAGGTAGTTCACCGCGCCTTTGCCACGCTCCAGCCATTCCGGATAGTAGGCCGCGATGACTGCGGTATCCACTTTATACACCTGCTCGACAAAATCGCTCAGCTTATCAATAAACGATTTGATGTACATCAGGCGTTCAAGGTTCAACGTACCGATGCTGTCGAGATTGATCGGGTTCGCCACCCCACCGACCGCCAGGTTCTGGATATGCGGCGATTTACCGCCCAGCAACGCCACCACGCGGTTAGCGTCACGCTGACATTCCAGCGCCTGCAGATAGTGAGCGACCGCAATCAGGTTGACCTCCGGCGGTAACTGCATTGCCGGGTGCCCCCAGTAGCCGTTGGCGAAAATACCTAACTGACCGCTGGCGACAAGATCCTTGATCTTGTTCTGAACTTTCGTGAACTCTTGCGCGCTGTTCAGGTGCCAGCTCGACACACCATCCAGCATCGCGGAGGCTTTTTCCGGATCGGCTTTCAGCGCAGAGGTAATGTCCACCCAGTCCAGCGCAGAGAGCTGGTAGAAATGGACAATGTGGTCATGGGTGGTATGCGCCGCCAGAATAATATTACGGATATACTGCGCGTTGACGGGAACATCAATATTCAGCGCGCTTTCCGCCGCACGAACGGAGGAGATCGCGTGAGTTGTCGTACAAACGCCGCAAATACGCTGCACAATCATCCACGCATCGCGCGGATCGCGGTTCTTCACGATCTCTTCCATACCGCGCCACATGGTGCCGGACGCCCATGCTTTGGATACGACGCCGTTCTCAATTTCGCAGTCAATGCGTAAATGACCCTCAATACGGGTTACCGGATCAATAGTAATTCTCTGGCTCATGCTTTGCTCGCCTCATGACGATTATGATCGTTTTGTTTTAAAGGAGGAAGTATCGGCAGTAGACGAATGAGTACGATGTATGCACAAATCTCAATGGCCACAAAACCAATAGAAATCAACAATTCTTCCCAGGTTGGGAAGTAGTGGTAGCCGCCACCCGGGTTGAATGCCACCAGCGAATAGGTCAGACGCCACGTCGCGCAGCCCAACAGCGCGCTCAGCGCCGACAGGTACAGCATACGAGAGTCATTACGCAGTTTCGCCACACGCAGCACCACTAACGGGAAGACCATCAGGACGACTTCAATCCAGAACATAGCGGAGTAAAAATCGCCGGCAAACGCATAGGACAGCTTGTCGCGATAAATCAGTTCGCCAAAGCGCAGGACGACGAAAATCGCCAGCAGCACGCTGATGGTATTCGTCAGCTTAACAAACAAATTTTTCTCATCCGGACCGTTTCCTTTCAGGCCTGCCTGAACCAGCGAACCCTCAAATATGACAATGGAGAAGCCCATGATAAACGCGGTCAGAACCGAGAACAGCGGCAGCATTTCATAGCTTTGCCATAGCGGATGCACTTTATAGCCCGCCGAGATCATCAATGACCCCATTGAGGACTGGTGCATCGTCGGCAGCAGCGCGCCCAGCGCGATAATAAAGAACATCACCTTATTCAGACGCTTGAGCGACACTTTCCAGCCCAGACGTTCAAACAGGGCAGGCGCAAACTCCAGCGCCATCACGCCGATGTAGATGGTCATACAGACCGCCGTCTCAAACAGTACCGAGTTCACGTTGAAGTGACCTGGAATGTAGAAGTACGGCAGGTTCCAGTAACGACCGACGTCGATAGT
This DNA window, taken from Salmonella enterica subsp. enterica serovar Typhimurium str. LT2, encodes the following:
- the hybD gene encoding putative processing element for hydrogenase-2 (similar to E. coli probable processing element for hydrogenase-2 (AAC76029.1); Blastp hit to AAC76029.1 (164 aa), 94% identity in aa 1 - 163), whose translation is MRILVLGVGNILLTDEAIGVRIVEALEQRYTLPDFVEILDGGTAGMELLGDMANRDHLIIADAIVSKKNAPGTIMVLRDDEVPALFTNKISPHQLGLADVLSALRFTGEFPKKLTLVGVIPQSLEPHIGLTPTVEAMIEPALEQVLAALRESGVEAIPKETAHV
- the hybF gene encoding putative hydrogenase expression/formation protein (similar to E. coli may modulate levels of hydrogenease-2 (AAC76027.1); Blastp hit to AAC76027.1 (113 aa), 84% identity in aa 1 - 113) produces the protein MHELSLCQSAVEIIQQQAEQHGVARVTGVWLEIGALSCVEERAVRFSFDIACQGTLAQGCELHIDYRPAQAWCWDCSQVVEILRHDAQCPHCHGDRLRVDTGDSLKVKSIEVE
- the hybC gene encoding hydrogenase-2, large subunit (similar to E. coli probable large subunit, hydrogenase-2 (AAC76030.1); Blastp hit to AAC76030.1 (567 aa), 94% identity in aa 1 - 567); translated protein: MSQRITIDPVTRIEGHLRIDCEIENGVVSKAWASGTMWRGMEEIVKNRDPRDAWMIVQRICGVCTTTHAISSVRAAESALNIDVPVNAQYIRNIILAAHTTHDHIVHFYQLSALDWVDITSALKADPEKASAMLDGVSSWHLNSAQEFTKVQNKIKDLVASGQLGIFANGYWGHPAMQLPPEVNLIAVAHYLQALECQRDANRVVALLGGKSPHIQNLAVGGVANPINLDSIGTLNLERLMYIKSFIDKLSDFVEQVYKVDTAVIAAYYPEWLERGKGAVNYLSAPEFPTDGKNGSFLFPGGYITNADLSTYRPITSHSDEFLIKGIQESAKHAWYKDEAPQAPWEGTTIPAYDGWSDDGKYSWVKSPTFYGKTVEVGPLANMLCKLAAGRESTQTKLNEIIALYQKLTGKTLEMAQLHSTLGRIIGRTVHCCELQNILQDQYNALIVNIGKGDYTTFVKPNIPATGEFKGVGFLEAPRGMLSHWMVIKDGIISNYQAVVPSTWNSGPRNFNDDVGPYEQSLVGTPIADPAKPLEVVRTIHSFDPCMACAVHVVDADGNEVVSVKVL
- the hybB gene encoding putative cytochrome Ni/Fe component of hydrogenase-2 (similar to E. coli probable cytochrome Ni/Fe component of hydrogenase-2 (AAC76031.1); Blastp hit to AAC76031.1 (392 aa), 96% identity in aa 1 - 392) — its product is MSHDPKPLGGKIISKPVIIFGPLIVLCMLLIVKRLVFGLGSVSDLNGGFPWGVWIAFDLLIGTGFACGGWALAWAVYVFNRGQYHPLVRPALLASLFGYSLGGLSITIDVGRYWNLPYFYIPGHFNVNSVLFETAVCMTIYIGVMALEFAPALFERLGWKVSLKRLNKVMFFIIALGALLPTMHQSSMGSLMISAGYKVHPLWQSYEMLPLFSVLTAFIMGFSIVIFEGSLVQAGLKGNGPDEKNLFVKLTNTISVLLAIFVVLRFGELIYRDKLSYAFAGDFYSAMFWIEVVLMVFPLVVLRVAKLRNDSRMLYLSALSALLGCATWRLTYSLVAFNPGGGYHYFPTWEELLISIGFVAIEICAYIVLIRLLPILPPLKQNDHNRHEASKA
- the hybE gene encoding putative hydrogenase (similar to E. coli member of hyb operon (AAC76028.1); Blastp hit to AAC76028.1 (162 aa), 80% identity in aa 1 - 162), producing MSETFSGFDTAPVARVQAAFEEIAHRSMHDLSFLHPTMPVHVSDFTLFEGQWTGTVITPWMLSALIFPGPDQIWPRRTVGEKLGLQLPYGTMTFTVGELEGVSQYLACSLMSPLSRSLSPEEGVRLADDCARMLLSLPVSNPDAPQTSRRALLFGRRSCENA
- the hybG gene encoding hydrogenase-2 operon protein (similar to E. coli hydrogenase-2 operon protein: may effect maturation of large subunit of hydrogenase-2 (AAC76026.1); Blastp hit to AAC76026.1 (82 aa), 93% identity in aa 1 - 82) gives rise to the protein MCIGVPGQVLAVGDDIHQLAQVEVCGIKRDVNIALICEGKPADLIGQWVLVHVGFAMSIIDEDEAKATLDALRRMEYDITSA